Proteins encoded by one window of Cryptococcus gattii WM276 chromosome K, complete sequence:
- a CDS encoding Hypothetical protein (Similar to TIGR gene model, INSD accession AAW46238.1; CNK03120) — MSNFSATPNAPTPQAQQQQVQPQHQAAPSQSQPMPFAPGSASSSVPTPVTSAVGVSAPASASISPQSALGGSTGSPAPAPISSTVNGFATPTSTSTSVAVPSVGASGTQATITSVPNATSVSGDQSSTSALISSSGLTRGPTGNASTSAPAATQTEAQPSSQDSFWAARREEEIARRDRSLAELLVMLDGYKPLIPEEVTEYFLQRSGFDCSDPRLKRLLSLVAQKFISDLSRDAFHFSKLRVNGATAGRGRPAAGVDRNRVVLTMDDLSLALGEHGVNLKAPDYCEFRAAMIWHQEKASVLI; from the exons ATGTCGAACTTTTCCGCGACCCCCAACGCACCCACTCCTCAAGCGCAGCAACAGCAAGTTCAACCTCAGCATCAAGCCGCTCCCAGCCAAAGCCAGCCTATGCCTTTTGCGCCGGGAtcagcatcttcttcaGTACCGACACCTGTCACTAGTGCTGTCGGCGTATCTGCACCTGCTTCTGCATCAATATCTCCCCAGTCTGCGCTCGGCGGATCAACAGGGTCACCAGCCCCTGCACCTATCTCTAGTACCGTTAATGGCTTTGCTACTCCAACATCCACATCTACATCGGTCGCAGTACCTAGTGTTGGTGCATCAGGCACACAAGCGACTATAACATCTGTTCCTAATGCTACCTCCGTCTCCGGTGACCAATCCAGCACATCTGCTTTGATCTCGTCTTCGGGCCTCACACGCGGACCGACAGGTAATGCATCTACTTCGGCCCCTGCCGCTACCCAAACGGAAGCCCAACCATCAAGCCAAGATAGTTTCTGGGCAGCGCGtagggaagaggagattgCTCGTCGCGATCGAAGCTTGGCGGAACTGTTGGTCATGTTAGATGGGTATAAGCCTCTT ATCCCGGAGGAAGTCACAGAGTACTTTTTACAACGGTCAGGATTCGATTGCTCTGACCCCAGGCT GAAGCGTCTGTTATCTCTTGTTGCTCAAAAGTTCATCTCAGACCTTTCAAGGGACGCCTTCCACTTCTCAAAACTGAGAGTGAATGGCGCTACGGCTGGTAGAGGTAGACCTGCTGCTGGTGTT GACAGGAACAGAGTTGTTTTGACGATGGACGACCTCAGTCTTGCTCTTGGTGAACATGGGGTCAATCTTAAAGCTCCGGATTATTGTGAGTTCCGAGCTGCCATGATTTGGCATCAAGAAAAGGCTAGCGTGCTGATATAA
- a CDS encoding Prenyl-dependent CAAX protease, putative (Similar to TIGR gene model, INSD accession AAW46237.1), whose translation MDSSLSLPPALSSGIPLSSAHALSFLFTTSYVSSLYISQHLFGASTPNPKKGPSPRTAHSQTELLPPISATDADGLGVEHDLGPELGSRDHPITIKRRMKAVACSTFLSVGGVCYAVKHVGHYSWKEAISPTMALLGVPIGFAMPSRVLPYLLTPGLMVGPLYAMYLSGEVPVIGWRKKGESLCSTVKREFGLVEVRNYIVGPLTEEVVFRSTILAVSLLGRLSLKSLVFGTPMWFGIAHAHHGFEMYKKNGRNGAAALQAILTTLFQLTYTTLFGWFASYLYLRTGSVLSPLSAHIYSNVMGMYLPTTAIKRYPRKKTLIWGTYLAGIVGFYFGIQAL comes from the exons ATGGACTCTTCGCTATCGTTACCACCAGCTCTTTCCTCAGGGATCCCACTGAGCAGTGCCCACGCCCTgtctttcctcttcacaACGTCCTACGTTAGCTCGCTCTACATCTCGCAGCATCTCTTCGGAGCATCGACTCCAAATCCTAAAAAAGGTCCATCACCCCGTACGGCTCATTCGCAGACAGAACTTCTGCCCCCTATTTCAGCCACAGATGCCGACGGCCTAGGAGTAGAACATGATCTCGGTCCGGAGCTCGGGAGTCGAGATCACCCTATTACCATCAAACGTCGAATGAAGGCGGTCGCCTGCTCTACCTTTCTGAGCGTAGGAGGAGTGTGTTATGCGGTAAAGCATGTGGGACACTATAGTTGGAAAGAAGCTATTAGTCCTACTATGGCTTTGCTGGGAGTTCCCATAGGTTTCGCCATGCCGTCTCGAGTCCTGCCATATCTTTTGACTCCAGGATTGATGGTAGGACCTCTGTATGCTATGTACTTAAGTGGGGAGGTGCCTGTGATtggatggaggaagaagggagagtCTCTATGTTCTACCGTGAAAAGAGAATTTGGCTTAGTGGAAGTGAGAAACTACATCGTT GGCCCTCTGACAGAGGAAGTGGTATTTAGGTCTACAATACTAGCTGTATCACTTCTAGGTCGACTTTCTTTGAAATCCTTGGTCTTCGGTACCCCAATGTGGTTTGGAATAG CTCATGCCCATCATGGATTCGAAATGTAcaagaagaatggaagaaACGGAGCAGCCGCTTTGCAGGCCATCTTGACTACTC TTTTCCAGCTCACATATACAACCCTCTTTGGGTGGTTCGCCTCGTATCTGTACCTCCGCACAG GATCTGTCTTGTCTCCACTGTCAGCGCACATTTACAGCAATGTGATGGGTATGTATCTTCCAACTACAGCTATTAAGCGTTACCCGAGGAAGAAAACTT TGATCTGGGGAACGTACTTGGCCGGAATCGTAGGGTTTTATTTTGGCATCCAGGCTTTATAA
- a CDS encoding Hypothetical protein (Similar to TIGR gene model, INSD accession AAW46388.1; CNK03150), with product MLKRSSSAQSSSLWGFQALSSVVDTAASYVGLSRSSFSDPAERRAFASEGYWKRDLTALVDECGGKVPPLLLSLGRVILSAGIHTEGIFRKAPKSRHLEPLIALLSLPLEDQGNLSWLQLAHADPLLPPKILCKFLSELSSPILPSELYDVIRSIVKPSDIKERLFPHLPPSHILILQYVTYVLHRLTAFEDSTKMNALNLAIVVAPTLISGPDPLDDASMCLAPGKKLPLAMLVAAGKAAEERVKGTAVETSGQGTVVGVLEMCIREYHCVSGDLDPERMVCPVSPAGVATAANRAEAEEDRTVGDKESYPKAGKRRSGSIRTSFLGALFSGSGGNKESSGKEEVVDVRKSVVAGLSVGSNSPYS from the exons ATGCTCAAGCGGTCTTCTAGTGCTCAGAGTTCCTCACTTTGGGGTTTCCAAGCCCTCTCCTCAGTGGTTGATACCGCGGCGTCTTACGTCGGCCTCTCTCGTAGTAGCTTCAGCGACCCTGCTGAGCGCCGAGCCTTTGCGAGTGAAGGCTATTGGAAGCGGGACTTGACTGCCTTGGTAGACGAGTGCGGTGGTAAAGTCCCTCCTCTTTTGCTCTCCTTGGGTAGAGTGATCTTGAGTGCGGGCATCCACACCGAGGGGATTTTCAGGAAGGCTCCCAAG TCGCGACATTTGGAGCCACTTATCGCCTTGctctctctccctcttgAAGACCAGGGAAACCTCTCTTGGCTTCAGCTTGCCCACGCGGATCCTTTGTTGCCCCCCAAGATTCTCTGCAAGTTCCTCTCAGAgctttcttctcccatACTCCCATCCGAGCTCTACGACGTGATCCGTTCCATCGTAAAGCCTAGCGA CATCAAGGAACGCCTCTTCCCTCACCTCCCTCCCTCCCAtatcctcatcctccaGTACGTGACTTATGTCCTCCACCGCCTGACCGCGTTCGAGGATTCCACCAAGATGAACGCCCTCAACTTGGCCATCGTCGTCGCCCCCACCCTTATCTCCGGCCCAGATCCCCTTGACGATGCTAGCATGTGTCTCGCGCCGGGCAAGAAGCTCCCTTTGGCGATGCTCGTGGCGGCGGGTAAGGCCGCAGAGGAGAGAGTCAAGGGTACGGCGGTGGAGACGTCTGGTCAGGGGACAGTAGTGGGGGTGTTGGAGATGTGCATTAGGGAGTATCACTGCGTCTCGGGCGACCTCGATCCTGAGAGGATGGTCTGCCCTGTCTCTCCTGCTGGTGTTGCGACTGCTGCCAATCGAGCAGAGGCGGAAGAGGATCGAACGGTCGGAGATAAAGAGTCTTATCCCAAAGCGGGAAAGCGGAGGAGTGGCTCGATAAGAACATCTTTCCTCGGTGCCTTATTCTCTGGATCTGGTGGGAACAAGGAAAGTAgtgggaaggaagaggtggtCGATGTTCGGAAGAGTGTTGTTGCTGGTCTTTCGGTTGGCTCTAATTCTCCTTATTCCTGA
- a CDS encoding Sulfide:quinone oxidoreductase, mitochondrial precursor, putative (Similar to TIGR gene model, INSD accession AAW46387.1) — translation MHLISILTHICPAKMVALPKSINSLTRLASTSAGGKHKVVVIGAAGLSAANQVYNAFKAQGKALADGDVAIVDANKNHDYQPGWTLVGSGLASKESYRRPVSSLIGKQFAHIPQNAAGFEPGANQVVLADGSKIGYDYLIVGAGLQINWDNIKGLSAALADPSKSKISSIYSYETADKTWDLIRDFKGEGEAIFTQPFGVIKCAGAPQKINYMADYWWKSQNQKNHSTFITGMPTMFSVPHYSKALDALRQEKGIDALFNTNLVEVRPESKTAVFEVLAGEEQGKKIEKEFGLLHAVPPMGPLKTIKESPLADSVGWVDVDQSTLQHKKYENVFSLGDCSSLPTSKTAAAITGQSPVLTHNLVTLMETGKIGDAIYDGYTSCPLFTGRGSLLLAEFKYGAERKETFGKFVDQSIPNRLFYHLTKDVIPRAYFSKMLKGEWYGPRSIFPPQYLPQSQ, via the exons ATGcatctcatctccatccttACTCACATCTGTCCTGCTAAAATGGTTGCTCTCCCCAAGTCTATAAATTCCCTCACCCGTCTCGCCTCTACCTCTGCTGGCGGCAAGCACAAGGTTGTCGTCATTG GTGCCGCCGGTCTCTCCGCCGCTAACCAAGTTTACAACGCGTTCAAGGCCCAGGGCAAGGCCCTCGCTGACGGCGACGTCGCGATCGTTGATGCCAACAAGAACCACGACTACCAACCTGGATGGACTCTTGTTGGCTCTGGTCTTGCCAGCAAGGAGTCTTACAGGCGCCCTGTTTCTTCCCTCATCGGCAAGCAGTTTGCGCACATCCCTCAGAACGCTGCCGGCTTTGAACCTGGAGCTAACCAGGTCGTCCTCGCCGATGGTAGCAAGATTGGCTACGACTACCTCATCGTCGGCGCTGGTCTTCAGATTA ACTGGGACAACATTAAGGGTCTCTCTGCTGCTCTCGCCGACCCCTCCAAGAGCAAGATCTCTTCCATCTACTCTTACGAGACCGCCGACAAAACTTGGGATCTTATCCGTGACTTCAAGGGTGAGGGCGAAGCCATCTTCACCCAGCCCTTCGGTGTGATCAAGTGTGCCGGTGCTCCCCAAAAAATCAACTACATGGCCGACTACTGGTGGAAATCCCAGAACCAGAAAAACCACTCTACCTTTATCACCGGTATGCCCACCATGTTCTCCGTTCCCCACTACTCCAAGGCTCTCGACGCTCTCCGACAGGAGAAGGGTATCGACGCCTTGTTTAACACTAACCTCGTCGAGGTCCGTCCCGAGAGCAAGACTGCTGTCTTCGAGGTCCTCGCTGGTGAAGAGCAGGGTAAGAAGATTGAGAAGGAATTTGGTCTCTTGCATGCCGTCCCCCCTATGGGCCCTCTCAAGACGATCAAAGAATCCCCGCTTGCGGATTCCGTCGGATGGGTCGACGTCGACCAGAGTACTCTCCAGCACAAGAAGTATGAGAATGTTTTCTCCCTCGGTGACTGTTCCTCTCTCCCCACTTCCAAGACTGCTGCCGCTATCACTGGCCAGTCCCCTGTCCTCACCCACAACCTGGTGACTTTGATGGAAACGGGCAAAATTGGTGACGCCATCTATGACGGTTACACTTCCTGTCCTCTCTTCACTGGCCGAGGATCCTTGCTCCTTGCCGAGTTCAAGTACGGTGCCGAAAGGAAGGAGACTTTCGGCAAGTTTGTTGACCAGTCTATCCCTAACCG ATTGTTCTACCATCTCACCAAGGACGTCATCCCCCGTGCTTACTTCTCCAAGATGCTCAAGGGCGAATGGTACGGTCCTCGATCTATCTTCCCCCCTCAATACCTCCCTCAATCTCAGTAA
- a CDS encoding Hypothetical protein (Similar to TIGR gene model, INSD accession AAW46246.1; CNK03130), with protein MLLYLVRHGKTSLPLAAAQEVRPFLCFCFLSSLFLLLFIYHPFTDLDPPDRTAKVILSQQPSGKAQLHVDDRLGARCMEITESKHWGEVNSDLEAHKAEDGDTVKARLHEWLTELLNTHTPSISTLQSPTSPLPPLSPLSSTLPRSPPSSTGNFTPSDLIRALPRPGFPRRPSSRSSSGATGLGGGSGSGVILVLTHQECLEKLFEMLNVDESVDEGDESEGKVKKVPLSMYVSEGIDMENSCLGNTSVAILRVWWERVESDEEIGSVLDARGRLEAWGMKDHLD; from the exons ATGTTGCTTTACCTCGTTCGACACGGAAAAACCAGCCT TCCGTTGGCTGCGGCTCAAGAGGTTCGTCCTTTCCTTTGTTTCTGCTTTCTCTCatccctctttctccttctcttcatctACCATCCTTTCACCGATCTTGACCCACCAGATCGA ACAGCGAAGGTGATCCTGTCCCAACAGCCTAGTGGAAAAGCCCAATTGCATGTTGATGACCGTCTGGGCGCAAGATGCATGGAGATAACAGAAAGTAAGCATTGGGGTGAAGTCAACAGTGATCTGGAGGCTCATAAAGCTGAGGATGGCGACAC TGTGAAAGCCAGATTGCACGAATGGCTGACTGAACTTCTCAACACTCACACGCCTTCCATTTCCACTCTTCAATCACCGACCTCCCCTTTGCCTCCCCTCTCTCCGCTGTCATCCACTTTGCCCCGATCCCCCCCCTCCTCAACTGGCAATTTCACCCCTTCTGACCTTATCCGTGCCCTCCCCCGCCCTGGTTTTCCCCGGCGCCCATCCTCGAGATCCTCGTCTGGGGCTACCGGCCTAGGCGGTGGATCCGGCTCGGGGGTGATATTAGTGCTTACTCACCAAGAGTGTTTGGAAAAGCTCTTTGAAATGCTTAACGTGGACGAGTCGGTGGATGAGGGTGATGAAAGTGAAGGGAAGGTTAAGAAGGTGCCTTTGAGTATGTATGTGTCGGAAGGAATCGATATGGAAAACAGTTGTCTGGGAAATACGAGCGTGGCGATTCTGAGAGTCTGGTGGGAGCGTGTGGAGAgtgatgaagagattggCAGTGTATTGGACGCCAGAGGACGCTTGGAGGCATGGGGAATGAAAGACCATTTGGATTGA
- a CDS encoding cAMP-independent regulatory protein, putative (Similar to TIGR gene model, INSD accession AAW46392.1), giving the protein MSAPPSPPCNLDPPFRGYIETTFDALLVFEAARRGMIPRVTRRLIERERAMVQSGAVFVFDEHESGIKRWTDGLVWSPSRILNNFLVYRETDKRSANAKSSGSPTTQTSPQNTSSALSKSVGSARSDAQSDVSGTNIGSDSTAGMIDPPPLGQGALARPRSASEGGGSIDRLKERQLVGSLTNSYKFKENGLVKKTMSVSVNGFAQHVVSYYAIDDVISGKLRTPSSIPELASLEISPEYLHKQNFRFPPQVEVGPDGIPRYSEYYEVPSYNAGPIPAHQQMHLMSSPRNRPVSVPMPIPLPSPAHSVQGSSYMGPGSAGSGFYESPSVNGMHYAPPLVRQNSASSVTSSTSAIRPGSSTNRRFAPYGGGPGNAVNASYGGGPPSAGNRGSSGSMQYQHGHQRLHSGSDSQDSPYPMDGNNLANYDVKPSIAPYYTSPPSGGFNTFTFYPPENTPSIEPPMASCYGSIGRIRSGGRPIEY; this is encoded by the exons ATGTCCGCTCCACCCAGTCCCCCATGCAACCTTGACCCTCCCTTCCGGGGATACATCGAGACGACTTTTGATGCGCTGCTTGTCTTTGAGGCGGCTAGGCGAGGGATGATCCCGCGAGTTACAAGGAGATTAATAGAGCGGGAGCGAGCGATGGTCCAGTCGGGAGCAGTGTTTGTGTTTGACGAGCACGAGAGTGGTATCAAGCGTTGGACAGATGGGTTGGTTTGGAGTCCAAGTAGAATCTTGAACAACTTCCTT GTGTACCGTGAAACGGACAAACGATCAGCCAACGCCAAGAGCTCTGGCTCCCCCACTACACAAACCTCTCCCCAGAACACCTCATCGGCTCTCAGCAAATCTGTTGGCTCTGCCAGATCCGATGCTCAATCAGATGTTTCAGGTACTAACATTGGATCCGACTCTACGGCTGGCATGATTGACCCTCCGCCCTTGGGACAGGGGGCATTGGCTAGACCTAGGAGTGCGAGTGAGGGTGGCGGTTCAATCGATCGGTTGAAGGAGAGGCAGCTTGTGGGGAGTTTGACGAACAGCTACAAATTTAAAGAGAACGGTTTGGTCAAGAAG ACCATGTCTGTATCTGTCAATGGCTTTGCCCAGCATGTTGTGTCATACTACGCGATCGATGATGTTATCTCTGGCAAGCTTCGAACACCATCCTCCATCCCCGAACTTGCTTCTTTGGAGATCAGCCCCGAATATTTGCACAAGCAAAACTTCAGGTTTCCTCCACAAGTAGAAGTTGGTCCTGATGGCATCCCCCGATACAG CGAATATTACGAAGTCCCTTCTTACAATGCTGGCCCAATACCTGCTCATCAACAGATGCACCTCATGAGTTCTCCCCGCAATAGGCCAGTAAGCGTCCCTATGCCTATACCTCTCCCTTCCCCCGCGCATTCCGTTCAAGGATCATCGTACATGGGTCCCGGAAGCGCCGGATCAGGGTTCTATGAATCACCATCTGTTAACGGTATGCACTATGCCCCACCACTTGTTCGACAGAACTCGGCTAGCAGCGTGACAAGCTCGACGTCGGCGATCCGACCTGGTAGCTCGACTAATCGACGGTTCGCTCCTTATGGTGGTGGACCAGGAAACGCGGTGAACGCTTCTTATGGTGGTGGACCGCCTAGCGCGGGAAACAGAGGTTCATCTGGATCTATGCAATATCAGCATGGTCACCAGCGCCTACATTCTGGATCTGACTCTCAAGACAGCCCTTACCCTATGGACGGCAACAACCTAGCTAACTACGACGTGAAGCCCAGCATTGCCCCTTACTATACCAGTCCTCCTTCTGGCGGATTTAATACGTTCACATTCTATCCTCCCGAGAACACTCCTTCTATCGAACCGCCGATGGCATCCTGTTACGGTTCCATTGGAAGAATTCGGAGCGGAGGCAGACCGATAGAATATTAG